Proteins from one Chroococcidiopsis sp. CCMEE 29 genomic window:
- a CDS encoding N-formylglutamate amidohydrolase, with the protein MTQASWILKEGNGPVVAVALHDGHDVRPEVAKLFAITETDRWREEDPFTANWTAIADTQIVVRRSRFEFDLNRSREKAVYLKPEDAWGLPVWQTKPSKETIERSLAEYDAFYATVRRIFANLERHFGRFVVFDLHTYNHRRFGPQSLSADPRYNPEINLGTATLDRNRWTPVVESFLTDLQKFDFLGRQLDVRENIKFWGGHFPYWVHQTFPQSACVLSIEVKKFFIDEWTKKLDLLQLNTIRCALQSTIPGVLAALKQA; encoded by the coding sequence ATGACGCAAGCCAGCTGGATATTGAAGGAAGGAAATGGACCTGTAGTGGCTGTAGCTCTCCATGATGGGCATGATGTTCGTCCAGAAGTAGCTAAGCTTTTCGCTATCACTGAAACCGACCGCTGGCGGGAAGAAGATCCGTTCACTGCAAACTGGACTGCGATCGCAGACACGCAAATTGTTGTTAGGCGATCGCGATTTGAATTTGATCTGAATCGCAGCCGAGAAAAAGCAGTTTACCTTAAACCTGAAGATGCTTGGGGTTTACCCGTTTGGCAGACGAAACCATCCAAGGAGACAATAGAGCGATCTCTTGCTGAATACGATGCTTTTTATGCCACCGTCAGAAGAATCTTTGCAAACTTAGAACGCCACTTTGGTCGCTTTGTCGTCTTTGACCTGCATACCTACAACCATCGCCGATTTGGACCGCAATCACTATCTGCCGATCCAAGGTACAACCCAGAAATTAACCTCGGTACTGCTACGTTAGACCGAAACCGTTGGACACCCGTGGTCGAGAGTTTTCTTACCGATTTGCAGAAGTTCGACTTTCTTGGTCGCCAGCTAGATGTCCGGGAAAACATCAAATTTTGGGGTGGACACTTCCCGTACTGGGTGCATCAAACATTTCCTCAATCAGCATGTGTCTTGTCGATTGAGGTGAAGAAGTTTTTTATAGACGAATGGACAAAAAAGCTGGATCTCCTGCAGTTAAATACCATCCGCTGCGCTCTCCAGTCCACTATACCTGGCGTGTTAGCAGCACTAAAGCAAGCATAA
- a CDS encoding calcium-binding protein, whose product MAIFEGTSSDDSLLGGSENDSLYGYKGNDELYGLAGDDKLFGGDGNDRLYGGEGNDHLYGQNGSDTLLGGEGKDRLYGGSGDDSLYGFYGNDILVGGSGNDLLNGAGVAYDSRGPQSFGTGEIDTLTGGSGKDTFQLWGGSGRAGINVYYDDLNAKTAGITDYALITDFKANEDVIQLTNVTGGVGAPPQQVSYILGTSPSGLPTGTGIFIDKPGSEPNELIAILQGVSPDSLSLNGSYFSYYS is encoded by the coding sequence GTGGCAATTTTTGAGGGTACGTCCTCAGACGATAGCTTATTGGGTGGGTCTGAGAATGATTCGTTGTATGGCTATAAAGGTAACGACGAATTGTATGGGTTGGCTGGGGACGACAAGTTATTTGGCGGCGATGGAAACGACCGCTTATATGGTGGAGAGGGAAACGATCACCTATATGGACAAAATGGTAGTGATACTTTACTAGGTGGAGAGGGAAAAGATCGCTTATATGGTGGAAGTGGTGATGACTCCTTATATGGTTTCTACGGCAATGACATTTTAGTCGGGGGGTCAGGAAATGACTTGCTGAATGGCGCTGGGGTAGCATACGATTCACGGGGTCCGCAAAGTTTTGGCACTGGCGAAATTGATACCTTGACTGGCGGATCGGGAAAGGATACATTCCAACTTTGGGGTGGCTCTGGGCGAGCTGGTATAAATGTCTATTATGATGATTTAAATGCCAAAACCGCTGGCATTACTGACTACGCTCTGATTACTGACTTCAAGGCGAACGAGGATGTTATCCAACTAACAAATGTTACAGGAGGCGTTGGAGCACCACCACAGCAAGTTAGCTATATCTTAGGTACATCCCCTAGCGGTTTACCTACAGGCACAGGGATATTTATTGATAAACCTGGTAGCGAGCCAAATGAACTGATTGCGATCTTGCAAGGTGTTTCACCAGATTCTCTGAGTCTTAACGGTAGTTACTTCAGTTATTACAGCTAA
- a CDS encoding DMT family transporter, whose translation MTDFKGELAALCAAFLWAVSSLVYGRLGQRISPLELNLLKGTVAIALLIFTLLLSRDFLPAITPTALSLLLLSGVVGIGLGDTAFFTALNCLGARRALLMETLAPPITAILALIFLQEELSILAWCGILLTVLGVAWVVTEKVPSSSGPTHLLRGIGFGMLAAIALASGAVLSRAVFATTNISSLWAALLRLSGGVLILLPWLWLRQKQSRSQLETLPSIPVIGSIFFAAFAGTYLGIWLQQTAIKFTAAGIALTLTNTSPLFVLPLAVCLGERVSLRASLGVVIALSGIAVLFYLR comes from the coding sequence ATGACAGATTTTAAAGGTGAACTAGCGGCTTTATGTGCTGCCTTTTTGTGGGCTGTGTCCTCATTGGTGTATGGACGCTTAGGACAGCGAATCTCACCATTAGAATTGAATTTGCTCAAAGGAACGGTCGCGATCGCTCTGCTGATCTTCACCCTCCTCCTAAGTAGAGACTTCCTACCGGCGATTACCCCCACTGCTCTTTCCTTGTTACTACTCAGCGGTGTCGTAGGCATTGGCTTAGGTGATACAGCCTTTTTTACCGCCTTAAATTGCCTAGGGGCACGTCGAGCCTTATTAATGGAAACCTTAGCCCCACCAATAACGGCAATCCTGGCACTGATTTTTCTGCAGGAAGAACTGAGCATCCTTGCTTGGTGCGGTATTTTATTAACTGTCTTAGGAGTTGCTTGGGTTGTAACCGAAAAAGTACCAAGTTCAAGCGGACCAACACACCTGCTAAGAGGAATTGGCTTTGGGATGCTGGCAGCAATAGCATTGGCAAGTGGGGCTGTACTTTCACGGGCAGTCTTCGCTACTACGAACATTAGCTCCCTATGGGCAGCATTGTTACGGTTGAGTGGAGGCGTATTAATTCTACTGCCGTGGTTATGGCTCAGACAGAAGCAAAGTCGCTCTCAGTTAGAAACATTACCCTCAATACCAGTAATCGGGTCAATTTTCTTTGCTGCCTTTGCTGGGACTTACCTTGGAATTTGGCTACAACAGACGGCGATCAAATTTACGGCTGCTGGAATTGCCCTAACGCTGACAAATACCAGTCCATTATTTGTGTTACCGCTCGCTGTTTGCTTGGGGGAGCGAGTTAGCCTCAGAGCTAGTTTGGGGGTTGTAATTGCACTCAGTGGGATTGCTGTGCTGTTTTATCTGCGTTAA
- the acnB gene encoding bifunctional aconitate hydratase 2/2-methylisocitrate dehydratase produces MLASYRQQIAQRTALEIPPLPLDAQQTSQLCELLKQPPVGEEETLLHLLRDRIPPGVDPAAYVKAAFLTSLAKGETTSPLISPIDAVELLGTMIGGYNVQSLIDLLAHPDEQLASAATTALSKTLLVYEAFHDVAELAKTNAYAQKVMESWAAAEWFISRPVLPEAITVTVFKVPGETNTDDLSPATHATTRPDIPLHALAMLESRLPGALETIAQLKQKGHPVAYVGDVVGTGSSRKSAINSVLWHIGDDIPYVPNKRSGGYILGGAIAPIFFNTAEDAGALPIQCDVTKMETGMVITIHPYKGEITNEAGEVISTFILQPDTIVDEVRAGGRIPLLIGRSLTDKSRTALGLEPSPIFIRPKPPIDTGKGYTLAQKMVGKACGLVGVRPGIACEPIMATVGSQDTTGPMTRDELKELACLGFSADLVMQSFCHTAAYPKPVDIKVHNELPDFIAQRGGVALRPGDGIIHSWLNRMLLPDTVGTGGDSHTRFPLGISFPAGSGLVAFAAALGVMPLNMPESVLVRFKGELQPGITLRDIVNAIPYVAIQKGLLTVAKENKKNVFSGRIMEIEGLPDLKVEQAFELTDATAERSCAGCTIKLSVETVSEYLRSNVALLKNMVARGYQDARTIMRRVAQMEEWLANPVLMEADPDAQYADIIEIDLNEIKEPIVAAPNDPDNVKLLSEVANDPVQEVFVGSCMTNIGHYRATAKVLDGEPPVKVRLWICPPTRMDEHQLKEEGVYGTFSTAGARTEMPGCSLCMGNQARVEDNTTVFSTSTRNFNNRMGKGAQVYLGSAELAAVCAMLGRIPTVQEYMHIVAKKINPFSGDLYRYLNFDQITGFEDEGRVIPIEEMPRIEDILGMPAAASR; encoded by the coding sequence ATGCTTGCATCTTATCGTCAACAAATTGCCCAACGGACGGCTTTAGAAATTCCGCCACTACCGTTAGACGCACAACAGACATCCCAACTATGTGAACTGCTAAAACAACCGCCAGTGGGTGAAGAAGAGACATTGCTACACCTGTTGCGCGATCGCATCCCTCCTGGAGTTGACCCCGCTGCTTATGTCAAAGCCGCATTTCTCACTAGCTTAGCCAAAGGTGAAACTACCAGCCCTCTAATTTCCCCCATTGACGCTGTAGAGCTATTGGGAACGATGATTGGGGGATATAACGTGCAGTCGCTGATAGACTTACTCGCTCATCCTGATGAACAGCTAGCCAGTGCTGCGACAACTGCTTTAAGCAAAACTCTCCTGGTTTACGAAGCCTTCCATGATGTAGCTGAGTTGGCAAAGACGAATGCTTACGCCCAAAAAGTAATGGAATCTTGGGCTGCTGCTGAATGGTTTATCAGCCGTCCAGTGCTACCGGAAGCAATTACAGTCACAGTGTTTAAGGTGCCAGGAGAGACGAATACTGACGATCTATCTCCAGCAACCCATGCTACAACACGACCTGATATTCCATTGCATGCTTTGGCAATGCTAGAGTCGCGGCTGCCTGGAGCGCTGGAAACTATTGCCCAGCTGAAGCAAAAAGGTCATCCTGTAGCCTATGTAGGGGATGTAGTTGGGACTGGTTCCTCCCGGAAGTCTGCAATTAACTCAGTGCTGTGGCACATTGGTGATGATATTCCCTATGTACCAAATAAACGGTCTGGGGGATATATTTTGGGAGGAGCGATCGCACCCATTTTCTTTAATACAGCTGAAGATGCCGGAGCCTTGCCGATTCAATGCGATGTCACCAAGATGGAAACTGGCATGGTAATCACCATCCATCCCTATAAAGGTGAAATCACCAACGAAGCTGGAGAAGTCATTTCCACCTTCATCCTCCAACCCGACACGATTGTTGACGAAGTGCGAGCGGGTGGACGCATTCCCCTGCTGATTGGTCGTAGCCTCACTGATAAAAGCCGAACTGCTCTTGGTTTAGAACCTAGTCCGATATTTATTCGACCTAAACCACCCATCGATACTGGTAAAGGCTACACCCTAGCGCAGAAAATGGTTGGCAAAGCTTGCGGCTTAGTAGGAGTGCGTCCTGGCATCGCCTGCGAACCAATTATGGCTACTGTGGGTTCTCAAGATACCACTGGTCCCATGACCCGTGATGAACTGAAAGAACTCGCCTGTCTCGGTTTTAGTGCTGACTTGGTAATGCAGAGTTTCTGTCACACAGCGGCTTATCCCAAGCCAGTTGATATCAAGGTTCACAATGAACTGCCCGACTTCATAGCACAGCGTGGCGGCGTGGCTTTACGTCCTGGGGATGGTATTATCCACTCTTGGCTGAACCGGATGCTACTACCAGATACGGTTGGTACTGGTGGCGATTCGCATACTCGCTTTCCCTTGGGTATTTCTTTCCCTGCTGGTTCAGGTCTAGTAGCGTTTGCAGCTGCCTTGGGTGTGATGCCTCTGAATATGCCAGAATCTGTCCTGGTGAGGTTCAAAGGTGAGTTGCAACCTGGGATTACCCTACGGGATATCGTGAATGCGATTCCCTATGTGGCAATTCAGAAAGGGTTGCTAACGGTGGCGAAGGAGAACAAAAAGAATGTTTTCTCCGGGCGGATCATGGAGATTGAAGGCTTGCCAGATTTGAAGGTAGAGCAAGCCTTTGAACTAACCGATGCCACAGCTGAGCGCTCTTGTGCTGGTTGCACAATTAAGTTGAGTGTGGAAACAGTTTCTGAGTATCTGCGATCCAATGTGGCGCTATTGAAGAATATGGTGGCACGGGGTTACCAGGATGCCAGAACTATTATGCGTCGCGTCGCCCAGATGGAAGAGTGGTTGGCGAATCCAGTGCTGATGGAAGCCGATCCAGATGCGCAGTACGCAGATATTATCGAGATTGACTTGAACGAAATTAAGGAGCCAATTGTTGCTGCTCCGAACGATCCAGATAACGTCAAGTTGCTGTCTGAAGTTGCTAATGACCCTGTACAGGAGGTGTTTGTTGGTTCCTGTATGACCAACATTGGTCACTACCGCGCCACTGCGAAAGTGTTGGACGGTGAACCGCCTGTCAAAGTTCGGTTGTGGATTTGCCCCCCAACCCGAATGGATGAACATCAACTGAAGGAAGAGGGCGTTTATGGCACATTTAGCACTGCTGGTGCCAGAACGGAGATGCCAGGATGTAGTCTATGCATGGGTAATCAGGCTCGTGTAGAGGACAATACCACAGTGTTTTCTACCTCGACGCGCAACTTTAACAACCGTATGGGTAAGGGAGCGCAAGTTTATCTTGGTTCAGCTGAATTAGCAGCAGTTTGTGCGATGCTGGGTCGGATTCCCACAGTGCAAGAATATATGCATATTGTGGCGAAGAAGATTAATCCTTTTTCAGGTGATTTGTATCGGTATCTCAACTTTGATCAAATAACCGGTTTTGAGGATGAAGGTCGCGTAATTCCGATAGAAGAGATGCCCCGAATTGAGGATATTTTGGGTATGCCTGCGGCGGCTAGCCGATAA
- a CDS encoding 2Fe-2S iron-sulfur cluster-binding protein → MPQTYTVQIQHQGSIHTIEAPEDKTILRAAAAAGIDLPSSCNAGVCTTCAAQILEGTVDQSEGMGLSPELQQQRYALLCVSYPRSDLKIETEKEEQVYQLQFGQFQ, encoded by the coding sequence ATGCCTCAAACTTACACGGTTCAAATTCAACATCAAGGCAGCATTCATACCATCGAAGCCCCAGAAGATAAAACCATTCTGCGTGCTGCTGCTGCCGCCGGAATAGACTTACCCAGTTCGTGTAACGCTGGCGTTTGTACCACCTGTGCAGCCCAAATTCTAGAAGGAACTGTGGATCAAAGCGAGGGCATGGGTCTGAGTCCAGAACTCCAGCAACAGAGATATGCCTTGCTTTGTGTCTCTTATCCGCGCTCCGATCTGAAAATTGAGACAGAAAAAGAAGAACAAGTGTACCAATTACAATTTGGCCAATTCCAATAG
- a CDS encoding LapA family protein, with protein MPLIRLILLLVVLGSLTLLLVQNWSPVLPLVFLGMSTQALPLAVWILLSVAAGAFTSLLITGFFKMSNYFARSPRKRGKVETPPPRFSVQSPPPRSSAQSSETQYTAARTSPPAPDSNPNDDFNEWGSGSTAGDDWDFEEETDKAPNVSANNTARDYTNYEVDREPKSSSRSGSVYSYSYRDPSNSSVGKTESVYDADYRVLTPPYQVKNPTENKAKDEDEDDWGLDDDFEDEGESDRR; from the coding sequence ATGCCTCTGATTCGACTAATTCTGTTACTGGTAGTGCTGGGAAGTCTGACCCTGTTGCTGGTGCAAAACTGGTCGCCAGTCTTGCCACTAGTGTTTTTGGGCATGAGCACTCAGGCGCTACCACTGGCGGTATGGATTTTGCTCAGTGTAGCTGCGGGTGCCTTCACCTCTTTACTAATCACAGGCTTTTTTAAAATGTCGAACTATTTTGCCCGTTCGCCGAGAAAGCGCGGCAAAGTTGAAACTCCGCCACCTCGTTTTAGTGTTCAAAGCCCCCCACCTCGTTCTAGTGCTCAAAGTAGCGAAACCCAATACACCGCCGCTAGAACCTCACCCCCAGCACCTGACTCAAACCCCAACGATGATTTTAATGAATGGGGAAGTGGTTCTACAGCTGGCGATGACTGGGATTTTGAGGAAGAAACTGACAAAGCACCAAATGTTAGTGCTAACAATACCGCCAGAGACTATACAAACTACGAAGTGGACAGAGAACCGAAGAGTAGCTCTCGTTCTGGCTCAGTTTACTCCTACAGTTACCGAGATCCTAGCAATTCAAGTGTAGGCAAAACTGAGTCGGTATATGATGCTGATTATAGAGTTCTCACGCCACCCTACCAGGTAAAAAATCCAACTGAGAACAAAGCTAAAGACGAAGACGAAGACGATTGGGGATTGGATGATGATTTTGAGGATGAGGGCGAAAGCGATCGCCGCTGA
- a CDS encoding flavin prenyltransferase UbiX codes for MRSSIPNSVFNNINLTRQTQPTLPLILGVSGASGLMYAVRALKFLLEADYAIELVASKSTYMVWQSEQNIRMPVEPLQQEDFWRQQAGVATNGKLHCHPWGDIGANIASGSFRTLGMVVIPCSMSTVAKLASGLSSDLLERAADVQLKEGRKLVIVPRETPFSLIHLRNLTTLAEAGTRIVPAIPAWYHNPQTIEDLVDFVVARTLDQLDIDCIPIQRWQGHS; via the coding sequence ATGAGGAGTTCAATTCCTAATAGCGTGTTTAATAACATTAATCTGACTCGCCAAACACAACCAACCCTACCACTGATCTTAGGCGTTTCTGGCGCATCAGGTCTGATGTATGCTGTTCGGGCTTTGAAATTTCTGCTCGAAGCTGACTACGCGATCGAGCTAGTTGCCTCCAAATCTACTTATATGGTTTGGCAATCAGAGCAGAATATTCGTATGCCTGTAGAACCATTGCAACAAGAGGACTTCTGGCGGCAGCAAGCTGGTGTGGCAACTAACGGTAAACTTCACTGCCATCCCTGGGGTGATATTGGAGCTAATATTGCGAGTGGGTCCTTCCGCACGTTAGGGATGGTTGTGATTCCGTGCAGTATGAGTACAGTAGCAAAACTGGCATCTGGGCTCAGCTCTGACTTACTGGAGCGGGCAGCGGATGTCCAGTTAAAGGAAGGAAGGAAGCTCGTCATCGTACCCCGCGAAACTCCTTTCAGCCTGATTCACCTGCGCAACTTAACAACTTTGGCAGAAGCTGGAACCAGAATCGTCCCAGCAATTCCAGCTTGGTATCATAACCCCCAAACCATTGAGGATCTGGTGGACTTTGTAGTAGCTCGTACTTTAGATCAACTGGATATTGACTGCATCCCCATCCAAAGGTGGCAAGGGCATTCTTAA